One window of the Capnocytophaga haemolytica genome contains the following:
- a CDS encoding DHA2 family efflux MFS transporter permease subunit, with protein sequence MTKEQDKISLKLLAAIFATGVMVFCGVVCETAMNVGFPTLMREFGVGTATVQWLTTGYLLILALIVPLSSFLKQRFHTRRLFVTASVLFLLGTLLCAMAGQFSLLLFGRLVQGVGTGIALPLMFNIVLEQAPASKIGLLMGSASLITAMAPALGPVLGGLLIDAYSWRMIFWALVPLLGVSLLLGAVSITQTSALVKAHFALIDYLLLAVCFVCFILAIERLSEGVSLLTLGLFAVSLLALWGFVVLSRRKEPLIHLSVFANRTFLLSVGYILIVQFVVLALGYLIPNYSQLVASNSASVAGSLLLPGTLLGAVLAPISGKLFDTYGARPPIVVGSMLVVVSLLLFSGYSAALTTLLFMVFYVLYALGQGLSVGNTMTNGLRQLTPELQADGNAVINTLQQLAGAVGTAIAAALVAMAQRECPTALAESTLRGSQHAFCLLAILGVIGAVLVGVMFYGRKKA encoded by the coding sequence ATGACTAAAGAACAAGATAAAATATCGCTAAAACTACTTGCGGCGATCTTTGCCACAGGGGTAATGGTCTTCTGTGGAGTGGTATGTGAAACAGCTATGAACGTGGGCTTTCCTACACTGATGCGTGAGTTTGGTGTGGGTACAGCTACCGTGCAGTGGCTCACTACGGGCTATCTGCTCATATTGGCACTCATAGTGCCACTGTCCTCTTTCTTAAAACAGCGATTTCACACCCGTAGGCTATTTGTAACCGCCTCAGTGCTTTTCCTCTTAGGGACACTCTTATGCGCTATGGCAGGGCAGTTCTCACTCTTGCTCTTCGGGCGATTGGTGCAGGGGGTAGGCACAGGCATCGCTTTACCGCTGATGTTCAACATCGTATTAGAGCAAGCACCCGCCTCAAAGATAGGCCTATTGATGGGCTCAGCATCGCTTATCACGGCAATGGCACCCGCCTTAGGACCCGTGCTCGGAGGCTTACTCATCGATGCATACAGCTGGCGAATGATCTTCTGGGCGCTGGTGCCCCTCTTAGGGGTATCGTTGCTGCTGGGGGCGGTCTCCATCACCCAAACAAGTGCGCTGGTAAAGGCACACTTTGCCCTGATTGATTACTTATTGTTGGCAGTGTGCTTTGTGTGCTTCATCCTCGCTATAGAGCGACTCAGTGAAGGCGTATCACTGCTTACCTTAGGGTTATTCGCAGTTTCACTGCTCGCCTTGTGGGGCTTTGTAGTACTTTCGCGGCGCAAAGAGCCACTGATACACCTTTCGGTATTTGCAAATCGAACATTTCTCTTGAGCGTTGGGTATATCCTCATAGTGCAGTTTGTGGTGTTAGCACTGGGTTATCTGATTCCGAACTACTCGCAGTTGGTGGCGAGCAATAGTGCCAGTGTAGCAGGCTCATTGCTCCTACCCGGGACCTTACTCGGCGCGGTATTGGCACCCATTAGTGGCAAGCTCTTCGATACCTACGGGGCACGACCTCCAATTGTGGTGGGGAGTATGCTGGTGGTGGTATCGCTGCTGCTTTTTAGTGGGTATAGTGCGGCACTCACTACACTGCTCTTTATGGTCTTCTATGTGCTCTACGCCTTGGGACAAGGGCTCTCGGTGGGCAACACAATGACCAACGGACTAAGGCAACTCACCCCTGAGCTACAAGCCGATGGCAATGCAGTGATCAACACCTTGCAACAGCTTGCAGGGGCAGTTGGGACGGCTATTGCAGCGGCATTGGTGGCTATGGCACAACGTGAGTGCCCCACAGCCCTTGCTGAAAGTACCCTCAGAGGTAGTCAGCACGCTTTCTGTCTGCTCGCTATACTGGGCGTAATAGGGGCAGTGCTTGTCGGGGTGATGTTTTATGGGAGAAAGAAGGCATAA
- a CDS encoding efflux RND transporter permease subunit, whose protein sequence is MLKWLRNDFWTTMARIILRNRIAWLSAIVLITIALATQWKNIRFTFTEANMLPDDHPVNVQYRKFLSKFGEEGNLILLAIDDEKIYTPEVLNKWIALADSLQKFKQIDAVISINNLPILAKDTTEQRFTTHKFITGKVTSQAQADSLKAELSQRLPFYEGLIYNKETQTLQTAVYMNKKIVNTKARKEFILNDFIPLVERFEAQTHLRVHTSGMPYIRTLSAQNIMDEIGLFIAAALLSTSLIFFFFFRSFRAMFISMGVVSIAVMWVFGFLGLFNYEITILTGLIPPLVIVIGIPNCVFLINKYQQEISHHGNQAKSLIRVIRNVGNVTLLTNLTTAIGFATFIFTESTLLKQFGIIASINVLSIFLLSLLIIPIIYSYLHIPREKHLRHLHRNWIGGLLRWIESVVKHHRIAVFSTAIILLVASIIGIYRIKISGSLIEDMPKSAPFFSDILFFEKNFGGIMPLEITIDTKHKNGVTRLSTLHKIDQLCAHIEEIPEISKPISIVNLVKYAKQAYYNGNPKYFSLPTAQEQSFILSYVKNSKGNAQMLSAYVDSTGQTARITTFMKDIGTEKMQQIEHDIYTKAQKLFPSNNYELQITGKAYMFTKGTDYLATNLVGSLALAIFLIALIMAYMFRSVKMIIISLIPNLLPLLITAGLMGYLGIPLKPSTILVFSIAFGISVDDTIHFLARYRLELVARNWKISKSVYAALRETGVSMFYTSIVLLCGFSVFLLSSFGGTKALGGLISATLFFAMGTNLLLLSSLILSLDRTVSNKETIKEPTIDIFPEEKDDDSDEDDEALSNVK, encoded by the coding sequence ATGCTTAAATGGCTCAGAAACGATTTTTGGACTACTATGGCGCGCATTATTTTGCGCAATAGAATTGCTTGGCTTTCAGCTATTGTGTTGATAACTATTGCCTTAGCGACCCAGTGGAAGAATATCCGTTTTACCTTCACTGAGGCGAATATGCTGCCAGATGATCATCCGGTGAACGTGCAGTACAGAAAATTCCTCTCAAAGTTCGGTGAGGAAGGCAACCTTATCCTGCTGGCTATCGACGATGAAAAGATCTACACCCCCGAGGTGCTGAATAAGTGGATTGCTCTTGCTGATTCGCTTCAGAAGTTTAAGCAAATCGATGCGGTGATTTCGATTAACAACCTCCCCATCCTCGCTAAGGATACTACCGAGCAACGCTTTACCACCCATAAATTTATTACAGGAAAAGTAACTTCTCAGGCACAGGCAGATAGTCTTAAGGCGGAACTCTCGCAGCGGCTGCCATTCTACGAGGGCTTGATCTATAACAAAGAAACCCAGACCCTGCAAACGGCGGTGTATATGAACAAAAAGATCGTCAATACCAAAGCCCGCAAGGAATTTATATTGAACGACTTTATCCCGCTGGTAGAGCGCTTCGAGGCACAGACACACCTACGCGTACACACCTCAGGAATGCCGTATATCCGCACACTGAGCGCCCAGAATATTATGGACGAGATAGGCCTATTCATCGCTGCAGCGCTGCTTTCTACCTCGCTGATATTCTTTTTCTTCTTCCGCTCGTTCCGCGCGATGTTTATTTCTATGGGAGTCGTCTCCATTGCCGTAATGTGGGTCTTCGGGTTCCTCGGACTCTTCAATTATGAGATTACTATCCTCACGGGACTCATACCGCCGCTGGTGATCGTTATCGGCATCCCGAACTGCGTCTTTCTCATCAATAAATACCAGCAGGAAATCAGCCACCATGGCAACCAAGCCAAATCCCTGATACGCGTGATCCGCAATGTGGGAAACGTCACGTTGCTGACGAACCTTACTACCGCCATTGGCTTCGCAACTTTTATTTTCACAGAAAGTACACTGCTAAAACAGTTCGGAATCATCGCATCGATCAACGTCCTTTCGATTTTCCTTCTGTCGCTGCTTATCATCCCCATCATCTACAGTTATCTCCACATCCCACGCGAAAAACACCTGCGCCATCTGCACCGTAACTGGATCGGCGGGTTGCTGCGATGGATCGAATCCGTGGTGAAGCATCATCGCATTGCCGTCTTCTCCACGGCGATTATATTGCTGGTTGCGAGCATCATCGGCATATATCGCATCAAGATTTCTGGTAGCCTCATTGAGGATATGCCCAAATCGGCGCCGTTCTTCAGCGACATCCTGTTTTTTGAGAAAAACTTCGGGGGAATTATGCCGTTGGAGATCACAATCGACACCAAACACAAGAACGGGGTGACGCGACTCTCTACCTTGCACAAAATCGATCAGCTTTGTGCCCATATTGAGGAAATCCCAGAGATTTCAAAGCCCATTTCTATCGTGAATCTCGTTAAATACGCCAAGCAAGCCTATTACAATGGCAATCCGAAGTATTTCTCCCTCCCCACCGCGCAAGAACAGAGCTTCATCCTCTCTTACGTGAAAAATTCCAAAGGAAATGCCCAAATGCTCTCCGCATACGTCGATTCCACAGGACAAACAGCCCGAATCACAACGTTTATGAAGGATATCGGCACCGAAAAGATGCAGCAAATCGAACACGACATATACACCAAGGCGCAGAAGCTCTTCCCATCAAACAATTACGAGCTACAAATCACGGGCAAGGCGTATATGTTTACGAAAGGCACAGATTATCTGGCGACGAACCTGGTAGGCTCACTCGCGTTAGCCATTTTCCTGATTGCCCTAATAATGGCGTATATGTTCCGTTCTGTGAAGATGATTATTATCTCCCTCATCCCCAACCTGTTGCCGCTGCTCATTACGGCGGGGTTGATGGGGTATCTCGGCATTCCGCTCAAGCCATCAACCATATTGGTCTTTAGTATTGCCTTCGGTATCTCGGTCGATGATACGATACACTTCCTCGCCCGCTACCGCTTGGAATTAGTTGCCAGAAACTGGAAGATTAGCAAATCCGTGTACGCGGCACTCAGAGAAACGGGCGTGAGTATGTTCTACACCTCCATCGTGCTGCTGTGCGGCTTTTCCGTGTTCCTCCTCTCGAGTTTTGGCGGCACCAAAGCCCTCGGCGGGCTTATCTCGGCCACGCTATTCTTCGCAATGGGAACGAACCTACTCCTACTGTCGAGCTTGATCCTGTCACTCGATCGCACGGTATCCAACAAAGAGACAATTAAGGAGCCGACCATCGACATCTTCCCCGAGGAGAAAGATGATGACAGCGACGAGGATGACGAGGCACTTTCAAACGTAAAATAA
- a CDS encoding NAD(P)/FAD-dependent oxidoreductase, whose protein sequence is MEKRKHIVIVGGGFAGLQLDKILDKGAKYQITLVDMNNYNFFPPLLYQLATGFMEPSSISYPFRRLLRHRKNTNFRMGALQSVVPAEHKIILSNGELHYDILVIATGAETNFFGNKNVEEKAMPMKTVGDALMLRNLVYTRLERATRTDDKEYRRKLLSFAIAGAGPTGVELSGTFAEMKQNIIKKDYPELSHEDLGDIYLIDGQQTVLAPMSEKAQRYTETVLRKKGVKLKLGVFVKDFVNDEVLLSDGTVVDARNLIWAAGVAAKTFDGIDAPEHLGRGRRMKVDAFNKMEGYEDIYAIGDASIMTTDPAFPQGHPQQAQVAIQQAKNLAENLNREMQDPKPFIYDDKGSMAIIGRNQAVADLPRHIFLKGFPAWFIWVFIHIMSLVNFKNKVRTFYNWVGYYLSKDQSYRMVLRPNEKAKG, encoded by the coding sequence ATGGAAAAAAGAAAACACATCGTAATCGTTGGTGGCGGTTTTGCAGGATTGCAATTAGACAAAATCCTCGACAAAGGCGCCAAATATCAAATCACACTGGTGGATATGAACAATTACAACTTCTTTCCACCCTTATTATACCAATTGGCAACGGGTTTTATGGAACCTTCATCCATTTCTTACCCATTTCGCCGATTGCTGCGACATCGTAAGAACACAAACTTCAGGATGGGCGCACTCCAGAGCGTCGTCCCTGCGGAACATAAGATCATCCTCAGCAACGGCGAACTTCATTACGACATATTAGTTATCGCTACGGGCGCTGAGACTAATTTCTTCGGAAATAAGAACGTTGAGGAAAAGGCGATGCCAATGAAGACCGTCGGCGACGCGCTGATGCTCCGCAACTTAGTCTACACGCGATTAGAGCGCGCCACTCGCACCGATGACAAAGAATACCGTCGCAAATTGCTCTCCTTCGCCATTGCTGGGGCTGGTCCCACAGGCGTGGAGCTGTCGGGCACGTTTGCAGAGATGAAGCAAAACATCATTAAGAAAGATTACCCAGAGCTGTCGCACGAAGATTTGGGCGATATCTATCTGATCGATGGACAGCAAACCGTGCTGGCGCCAATGTCCGAGAAAGCGCAACGCTACACCGAAACCGTGCTGCGAAAGAAGGGCGTCAAGCTCAAGCTGGGTGTTTTCGTCAAGGACTTCGTAAACGACGAAGTGCTGCTATCCGACGGCACCGTCGTTGATGCGCGTAACCTTATCTGGGCAGCGGGCGTAGCAGCAAAGACCTTCGACGGCATCGATGCGCCAGAACACTTAGGGCGTGGGCGCAGAATGAAAGTAGACGCCTTCAATAAAATGGAGGGATATGAGGATATCTATGCGATAGGCGATGCCTCGATAATGACTACCGATCCAGCCTTCCCCCAAGGCCATCCGCAGCAAGCACAAGTCGCCATACAGCAAGCTAAGAATCTCGCTGAAAATCTCAACCGAGAAATGCAAGATCCCAAGCCATTCATTTACGACGATAAGGGATCGATGGCGATTATCGGGCGAAACCAAGCCGTGGCTGACTTGCCGCGACATATCTTCCTAAAAGGATTCCCCGCTTGGTTCATTTGGGTGTTCATCCACATAATGTCGCTGGTCAACTTTAAGAATAAAGTGCGTACCTTCTACAATTGGGTGGGCTATTACCTCAGTAAAGACCAATCCTACCGAATGGTGTTACGCCCGAATGAAAAAGCAAAAGGATAA
- a CDS encoding DUF6261 family protein: MKAKKLSFSFTRLWNSEYPVVVENILKIVEKNNPEELHLKKVYDKLNAFVPDLEKIKAQAKNTGATDIITQKDDLRDRHTRAIFTVVDTYRKSGFDNYAESAKTIATFFKDNEYTRGLVNENYTSQTSKTKQLIADVEANTKIKKAFDVLGLFQPLMKLKTLNNELAELFRNRTAEQAQMPEVDIKQLRKKVDEVIDQLFITIEASRLEYDDKDYNPLIKEIKTLLDYHRAQLKTRKTKSATKKSKEKSEETPTPEVKPVENGYPSEVSE; the protein is encoded by the coding sequence ATGAAAGCAAAAAAGTTATCTTTTAGTTTTACACGTTTGTGGAATAGTGAATACCCTGTGGTGGTAGAAAACATTTTAAAAATTGTTGAGAAAAACAATCCAGAAGAGCTACATCTTAAAAAGGTATACGACAAATTAAATGCGTTTGTGCCTGATTTGGAAAAAATAAAAGCGCAAGCAAAGAATACAGGAGCAACTGACATAATCACACAGAAGGATGACCTTCGCGACCGCCACACGCGTGCGATTTTCACCGTTGTTGATACGTACCGCAAGTCGGGTTTTGATAATTATGCAGAAAGCGCAAAGACGATAGCTACTTTTTTCAAGGATAATGAGTATACGCGTGGCTTGGTAAATGAGAACTACACATCGCAGACCAGCAAAACGAAACAGCTTATCGCAGATGTGGAAGCCAATACTAAGATAAAGAAGGCATTCGACGTGCTGGGTTTGTTCCAGCCACTGATGAAACTCAAAACTCTCAACAACGAATTGGCTGAGCTATTCCGTAACCGCACTGCCGAGCAGGCGCAAATGCCCGAGGTGGACATCAAACAGCTCCGAAAGAAAGTAGATGAGGTGATCGACCAGCTTTTTATCACCATCGAAGCCAGCCGATTGGAATACGACGATAAGGATTACAACCCACTGATAAAGGAGATTAAAACACTCTTAGATTATCACCGTGCGCAGTTAAAAACACGTAAAACCAAAAGCGCTACGAAGAAATCAAAAGAAAAATCGGAAGAAACGCCTACGCCAGAGGTAAAACCAGTGGAGAATGGCTATCCATCCGAAGTCTCTGAATAA
- a CDS encoding HD domain-containing protein: MQSRNKLKIINDPVYGFLHIPSALVFDIIEHRYFQRLRRISQMGLSYLVFPGARHTRFQHVLGCVYLMQKAVESLRSKNVEISDREAEGLYIAILLHDIGHGPFSHAMEHSIVEGISHEEISLRFMQALNREFKGRLDLAIQIFQGTYPRKFMHQLISSQLDMDRADYLKRDSFYTGVAEGNINSERIISMLTVRGDELVVEEKGIYSVEKFLVARRLMYWQVYLHKTSIAAEQLLIKLLQRAKEIVSEGGTLPMSGALAFFISQRIHKDDFTEEVLERFAALDDTDIIFAMKQWQFHPDAVLSRLSRMLLYRDLPKVKVRSSEFDAEKLSRLREKIAAIYGISKAEASYFVFTDRLSNRAYNAEEQPIKILTKNGRVIDVARASDQSNLEALAKPVVKYYVCYPKRKHP, from the coding sequence ATGCAATCCAGAAATAAATTAAAGATAATTAACGACCCCGTCTACGGATTTCTGCATATCCCCAGCGCGCTGGTGTTCGACATCATCGAGCACCGCTATTTTCAGCGGCTGAGGCGCATCAGTCAGATGGGCTTGTCGTATTTGGTGTTTCCTGGTGCCAGACACACGCGTTTTCAGCACGTACTCGGCTGCGTATACCTGATGCAAAAAGCGGTGGAATCACTCCGCAGCAAAAACGTCGAGATATCCGATCGCGAGGCAGAAGGGCTTTACATCGCTATCCTGCTACACGACATCGGGCACGGACCCTTTTCGCACGCTATGGAACACAGCATCGTCGAGGGTATTTCGCACGAGGAAATCTCATTGCGATTTATGCAGGCACTCAACCGCGAATTCAAAGGGCGACTCGACCTCGCCATACAAATATTCCAAGGCACTTACCCACGGAAATTTATGCACCAGCTCATCTCCAGCCAATTGGATATGGACCGAGCCGATTACCTCAAGCGCGACAGTTTTTATACGGGAGTTGCCGAGGGGAACATCAATTCCGAGCGCATCATATCGATGCTCACCGTTCGCGGCGACGAGCTCGTGGTAGAAGAAAAAGGAATTTACTCCGTTGAGAAATTCTTGGTTGCGCGACGCCTGATGTACTGGCAGGTGTACCTTCACAAAACGAGCATTGCTGCGGAACAGCTCCTCATCAAGTTGCTCCAGCGGGCAAAGGAGATCGTCAGCGAGGGCGGCACCCTCCCGATGAGCGGCGCCTTAGCATTCTTCATTTCGCAGCGCATTCACAAGGACGACTTCACGGAAGAAGTACTCGAACGCTTCGCCGCGCTGGACGATACCGACATCATCTTCGCTATGAAGCAATGGCAATTTCACCCCGACGCAGTGCTGTCGCGTCTAAGCCGAATGCTCCTCTACCGCGATCTACCCAAAGTAAAGGTACGCAGCAGCGAGTTCGATGCCGAGAAACTCAGTCGCCTGCGCGAGAAAATAGCAGCGATCTACGGCATTAGCAAGGCTGAGGCATCTTACTTCGTATTTACCGACCGCCTCAGCAACCGCGCCTATAACGCCGAAGAGCAACCCATAAAAATCCTGACGAAGAACGGACGCGTCATCGATGTTGCCCGAGCCTCCGATCAATCCAACTTAGAAGCACTGGCAAAACCCGTAGTAAAATATTATGTATGCTATCCTAAAAGAAAACACCCTTAG